A portion of the Lolium rigidum isolate FL_2022 chromosome 1, APGP_CSIRO_Lrig_0.1, whole genome shotgun sequence genome contains these proteins:
- the LOC124698512 gene encoding putative cysteine-rich receptor-like protein kinase 20, producing MANPWGSSSSSLWATLGQASSVAQLAGVDALGLVSMVVQAALAARRHRDACVRLAQHVELVGGLLRELELTELMRREVTRRPLEQLRGALRRCYALVSACQDCGYLRRLLLGARMAEELRAAQHEIDMFIRLIPLIALVDNSTDNRLVKADEGMLSVVTNSSNCHTRFSTRTSEFTKVRVQRATKLRNVGDQPFVGTVDLQEQKLFDIEELVELCTRIEEACVGFAKFNFFQIADATNNFSEKAIIGCGGFGTVYKGQLPDGLMVAVKRLDKHATIFDFDSELQLAKLQHINLVRLLGWCVHGKERIFVYEFLQNGSLDHYISDRTKGPLLDWSKRLKIIAGLTEGFVYLHKGSRFWIVHRDLKPHNILLDYNMIPKIADFGSARALSSDVAEERTIRVVGTSGYKAPEYASEGVYSMKTDVFSFGVLVLVIISGRKNTILDKGGDTVGELVRDAWCMWKDQRLHELVDPALGNVYEIAEITRCTQVALLCAQEDPADRPTMTDVAAMLNSEGMSLPMEPKQPTALSKGCAGEDTSSAYMGQTSRTIDITITSSAPMSTRVQIILGPEV from the exons ATGGCGAACCCATGGGGCAGCTCCTCGAGCAGCCTGTGGGCGACCCTGGGGCAGGCCTCCAGCGTGGCGCAGCTGGCCGGCGTGGACGCGCTCGGGCTGGTCTCCATGGTGGTGCAGGCCGCCCTGGCGGCGCGCCGCCACCGGGACGCCTGCGTGCGGCTCGCGCAGCACGTGGAGCTCGTCGGCGGCCTGCTCCGGGAGCTGGAGCTCACGGAGCTGATGCGGCGGGAGGTTAccaggcggccgctggagcagctccGCGGCGCGCTGCGGCGGTGCTACGCGCTCGTCAGCGCCTGCCAAGACTGCGGCTACCTCCGCCGCCTGCTCCTGGGGGCACGGATGGCCGAGGAACTTCGCGCCGCGCAGCACGAGATTGACATGTTCATCCGCCTCATCCCGCTCATCGCCCTCGTCGACAATTCTACGGATAATCGTCTTGTCAAG GCGGATGAGGGGATGCTCAGTGTGGTCACAAATAGTTCAAACTGTCACACCAG GTTTTCAACAAGAACTTCGGAGTTCACTAAAGTACGTGTTCAGCGAGCTACTAAACTTCGCAATGTTGGAGACCAACCATTCGTAG GAACTGTGGACCTTCAAGAGCAGAAACTCTTTGACATTGAAGAACTTGTGGAGCTTTGTACTCGCATAGAAGAGGCTTGTGTGGGTTTTGCAAAGTTCAACTTCTTTCAGATTGCGGATGCTACAAACAATTTCTCAGAGAAGGCAATAATTGGGTGTGGTGGATTCGGGACAGTTTACAAG GGTCAGCTACCTGATGGACTTATGGTTGCCGTTAAACGGCTTGATAAGCATGCAACAATATTCGATTTTGACAGTGAGTTGCAGCTTGCAAAGCTTCAGCATATCAATCTGGTTAGGTTATTGGGGTGGTGCGTCCATGGGAAAGAAAGGATTTTTGTCTATGAGTTCCTCCAAAATGGTTCCTTGGACCATTACATATCTG ACAGAACAAAAGGCCCATTGCTAGACTGGTCTAAGCGACTCAAGATAATCGCAGGGTTAACAGAGGGCTTTGTTTACCTGCACAAAGGCTCCAGGTTCTGGATCGTCCATAGAGACTTAAAACCACATAATATCCTCTTGGATTACAACATGATCCCAAAGATTGCTGATTTTGGATCAGCTAGAGCACTGAGCTCAGACGTCGCAGAAGAGCGTACAATCAGGGTTGTGGGGACTAG TGGTTACAAAGCACCAGAGTATGCATCTGAAGGAGTTTACTCAATGAAGACAGATGTGTTCAGCTTCGGCGTCTTGGTTCTGGTGATCATTAGCGGACGGAAGAATACCATACTCGACAAGGGAGGAGATACTGTTGGTGAACTTGTACGAGAT GCCTGGTGTATGTGGAAGGACCAAAGGTTGCATGAGCTTGTGGATCCGGCATTAGGGAACGTATATGAAATCGCCGAGATTACGCGGTGCACTCAGGTGGCACTGCTTTGCGCTCAGGAAGATCCAGCAGATCGGCCCACCATGACAGATGTTGCTGCAATGCTGAACTCTGAAGGCATGAGCTTACCAATGGAGCCTAAGCAGCCTACTGCACTGAGTAAAGGGTGTGCTGGTGAAGACACGTCGTCGGCATACATGGGCCAAACAAGTAGGACAATAGACATAACTATAACAAGTTCGGCTCCCATGTCGACTAGAGTTCAAATCATTCTAGGCCCAGAGGTTtga
- the LOC124662086 gene encoding VIN3-like protein 2 — translation MDPSPYSGFIADPAKCRLLSVDAKRELICELSKCPDKALELLHEWSRRDIIQIFCSEFCKDRKYEAMSKKLILNYLFDAVNGKSHGHGKCMKRSGPESNSSNIQLPCKRQKKSDVPVLPVIANTPVTADITGPTNIAHSCENSACRAVLVPADKFCKRCSCCICFKYDDNKDPSLWLSCNSDQPFEEESCGLSCHLECAFRDERSGILQNGQSKKLDGGYYCTHCGKQNDLLGCWKKQLLIAKDARRLDVLCHRIFLSHKILISTQKYLVLHEVVDTALKKLESELGPITGLPDKGRGIVGRLPVGTEVQRLCTRAIETLESMLNGALTADSQIQSSRMVSSDFIKVEDVSHDSVTVVFDLDACPTLSRGLTGFNLWHRKASEEDYPSKLTGIIPMPARMLVVRGLAPCTSYVIKVVAFTGSKEIGSWEVRTNTTGCPKGLDAKDSLPVDVGKDPNNKSVKAKSSSGLSNPPTEGVESYKVSTNYVDLVSSSDSDVESNHSRDRKIDVVGLTEVDGPDRAPRVPASGLDGNEKEPGSAAQAALLKRSTEVMACGQRALKQNMGTIGPEIASHVHTENKSVSPPEYRGSLLHAMQKETENCKLVSAMSFEAKSGDHFPQDDSSKTETDPACLPCKRTPGRTEDGGHKDGRSEPSTSAQVCSLLKSSNSVHHKQVISLENAPDSLDPRTGNGIKSGNRIIGTGSGSNNDNHVPQPVPLKPGTKLWSPSSSNPSGKPNDIEQTDESAYVFCVKVIRWLECEGHVEANFRVKFLTWLSLRASWREKKIVSVFVDTFIDDPASLAGQLSDTFSEAIYTKWTPMAP, via the exons ATGGACCCCTCCCCGTACTCTG GATTTATTGCTGATCCAGCTAAATGTCGTTTGCTGAGTGTCGATGCAAAGAGAGAACTTATCTGTGAATTGTCAAAATGTCCAGATAAAGCACTTGAACTGCTGCATGAATGGTCACGCCGTGATATCATACAGATATTCTGTTCTGAATTCTGTAAAGATAGAAAATATGAAGCCATGTCAAAAAAGTTGATACTAAATTATCTCTTCGATGCTGTGAATGGGAAGTCACATGGCCATGGGAAATGCATGAAGAGATCAGGCCCTGAGTCGAACTCAAGTAACATCCAGTTACCTTGCAAAAGACAGAAAAAGAGTGATGTTCCAGTGCTTCCAGTTATTGCAAACACTCCAGTAACTGCTGATATAACTGGACCAACAAACATTGCACACTCTTGTGAAAATTCAGCTTGTAGGGCTGTTCTTGTTCCAGCAGATAAATTCTGCAAACGTTGCTCATGCTGTATTTGTTTTAAGTACGACGACAATAAGGATCCTAGCCTGTGGCTATCCTGCAATTCAGACCAACCCTTCGAGGAAGAGTCATGTGGATTGTCGTGCCACCTAGAATGTGCATTCAGGGATGAAAGATCTGGCATTCTGCAGAATGGACAGTCAAAGAAACTTGACGGCGGTTATTATTGCACCCACTGCGGGAAACAAAATGATTTGCTTGG GTGTTGGAAGAAACAACTATTGATAGCAAAAGATGCTCGGCGGTTGGATGTGTTGTGCCATCGGATATTTCTTAGTCATAAGATCCtcatatctactcagaagtacttggTCCTCCATGAGGTTGTTGATACAGCATTGAAGAAGCTGGAGAGTGAGCTTGGTCCGATTACTGGCCTTCCAGACAAGGGCCGGGGAATTGTTGGTCGTCTTCCTGTAGGCACTGAAGTTCAGAGGCTTTGTACCCGTGCTATAGAGACTCTGGAATCTATGTTAAATGGCGCATTAACTGCTGACTCACAGATTCAGA GCTCTCGTATGGTATCATCAGATTTCATAAAGGTTGAGGATGTATCTCATGATTCTGTCACAGTAGTTTTTGACCTGGATGCATGCCCCACTCTCTCCCGAGGTTTAACTGGCTTTAACTTGTGGCACCGAAAGGCTAGTGAAGAGGATTATCCCTCAAAGCTAACAGGCATAATTCCGATGCCAGCAAGAATGTTAGTGGTCAGAGGACTTGCTCCATGTACATCTTATGTCATCAAGGTTGTTGCATTCACCGGCTCAAAGGAGATTGGATCGTGGGAAGTCAGGACAAATACCACTGGCTGTCCTAAGGGGCTGGATGCAAAAGATTCACTGCCAGTGGATGTTGGAAAAGATCCAAACAACAAAAGCGTGAAGGCAAAAAGTAGTAGTGGTCTGTCCAATCCTCCTACAGAAGGCGTGGAATCATACAAAGTCAGTACCAATTATGTTGATCTTGTCAGTTCGTCAGATAGTGATGTTGAATCCAATCACTCTCGAGATCGGAAGATAGATGTTGTTGGGTTAACTGAAGTTGATGGGCCAGATAGAGCTCCTAGGGTACCAGCATCAGGTTTGGACGGCAACGAAAAAGAACCTGGTTCAGCTGCTCAAGCAGCTTTACTAAAGAGGTCCACGGAGGTAATGGCGTGTGGTCAGAGAGCTTTGAAGCAGAACATGGGAACAATTGGTCCAGAGATTGCATCACATGTACACACCGAAAACAAGTCGGTTTCTCCACCTGAATACCGCGGCTCATTGCTACATGCCATGCAGAAAGAAACTGAAAACTGCAAGTTGGTTTCTGCAATGAGCTTTGAAGCAAAATCTGGTGATCATTTTCCTCAAGATGACAGTTCTAAGACTGAAACAGACCCAGCGTGTTTGCCATGCAAAAGAACCCCAGGGAGAACTGAGGATGGTGGACACAAGGATGGACGTTCAGAACCTAGCACATCTGCTCAAGTATGTTCTCTTCTGAAATCCTCAAACTCGGTGCATCACAAGCAGGTTATTTCATTGGAGAATGCGCCTGACTCACTGGATCCTAGAACAGGAAATGGTATCAAATCTGGCAATAGGATTATTGGAACAGGCTCTGGATCAAATAACGACAACCATGTTCCTCAACCTGTCCCTCTGAAACCTGGAACAAAACTGTGGAGTCCATCAAGCAGTAATCCCTCAGGAAAACCCAATGACATTGAGCAAACCGATGAAAGTGCTTATGTGTTCTGTGTCAAGGTTATCAGGTGGCTGGAATGTGAGGGTCATGTCGAGGCCAACTTCAGGGTGAAGTTCTTGACATGGTTGAGCCTACGAGCGTCTTGGCGTGAAAAGAAGATAGTTAGCGTGTTTGTGGATACTTTTATTGATGACCCCGCAAGCCTTGCCGGCCAGCTAAGTGACACCTTCTCAGAGGCAATCTACACCAAGTGGACGCCTATGGCGCCATAG
- the LOC124698521 gene encoding putative cysteine-rich receptor-like protein kinase 20, whose amino-acid sequence MASSWDSSSSTLWGTLGQASNVLQLVGVDALGLVSMVVQAALVARRHRDACVRLAQHVELVGDLLGELELAELMRREATRRPLEQLGGALRRCYALVTACQDCGYLRRLLLGARMADELRAAQHEIDMFIRLIPLIALVDNSTDNRLVKAGEGMLSVATDSSNCHTRFSTRTSEFTKVRVQRATKLRNVGDQPFVGTVDLQEQKLFDIEELVELCTRIEEACVGFAKFNFFQIADATNNFSEKAIIGCGGFGTVYKGQLPDGLMVAVKRLDKHATIFDFDSELQLAKLQHINLVRLLGWCVHGKERIFVYEFLQNGSLDHYISDRTKGPLLDWSKRLKIIAGLTEGFVYLHKGSRFWIVHRDLKPHNILLDYNMIPKIADFGSARALSSDVAEERTIRVVGTSGYKAPEYASEGVYSMKTDVFSFGVLVLVIISGRKNTILDKGGDTVGELVRDAWCMWKDQRLHELVDPALGNVYEIAEITRCTQVALLCAQEDPADRPTMTDVAAMLNSEGMSLPMEPKQPTALSKGCAGEDTSSAYMGQTSRTIDITITSSAPMSTRVQIILGPEV is encoded by the exons ATGGCGAGTTCATGGGACAGCTCCTCGAGCACCCTCTGGGGCACACTGGGGCAGGCCTCGAACGTGCTGCAACTGGTCGGCGTGGACGCGCTCGGGTTGGTGTCCATGGTGGTGCAGGCCGCCCTGGTGGCGCGCCGCCATCGGGACGCCTGCGTGCGGCTCGCGCAGCACGTGGAACTTGTAGGCGACCTGCTCGGGGAGCTGGAGTTAGCGGAGCTGATGCGGCGGGAGGCCACCAGGCGGCCTCTGGAGCAGCTCGGCGGCGCGCTGCGGCGGTGCTACGCGCTCGTCACGGCGTGCCAAGACTGCGGCTACCTCCGCCGCCTGCTCCTGGGCGCGCGGATGGCCGACGAGCTCCGCGCAGCGCAGCACGAGATTGACATGTTCATCCGCCTCATCCCGCTCATCGCCCTCGTCGACAATTCTACGGATAATCGTCTTGTCAAG GCTGGTGAGGGGATGCTCAGTGTGGCCACAGATAGTTCAAACTGTCACACCAG GTTTTCAACAAGAACTTCGGAGTTCACTAAAGTACGTGTTCAGCGAGCTACTAAACTTCGCAATGTTGGAGACCAACCATTCGTAG GAACTGTGGACCTTCAAGAGCAGAAACTCTTTGACATTGAAGAACTTGTGGAGCTTTGTACTCGCATAGAAGAGGCTTGTGTGGGTTTTGCAAAGTTCAACTTCTTTCAGATCGCGGATGCTACAAACAATTTCTCAGAGAAGGCAATAATTGGGTGTGGTGGATTCGGGACAGTTTACAAG GGTCAGCTGCCTGATGGACTTATGGTTGCCGTTAAACGGCTTGATAAGCATGCAACAATATTCGATTTTGACAGTGAGTTGCAGCTTGCAAAGCTTCAGCATATCAATCTGGTTAGGTTATTGGGGTGGTGCGTCCATGGGAAAGAAAGGATTTTTGTCTACGAGTTCCTCCAAAATGGTTCCTTGGACCATTACATATCTG ACAGAACAAAAGGGCCATTGCTAGACTGGTCTAAGCGACTCAAGATAATCGCAGGGTTAACAGAGGGCTTTGTTTACCTGCACAAAGGCTCCAGGTTCTGGATCGTCCATAGAGACTTAAAACCACATAATATCCTCTTGGATTACAACATGATCCCAAAGATTGCTGATTTTGGATCAGCTAGAGCACTGAGCTCAGACGTCGCAGAAGAGCGTACAATCAGGGTTGTGGGGACTAG TGGTTACAAAGCACCAGAGTATGCATCTGAAGGAGTTTACTCAATGAAGACAGATGTGTTCAGCTTCGGCGTCTTGGTTCTGGTGATCATTAGCGGACGGAAGAATACCATACTCGACAAGGGAGGAGATACTGTTGGTGAACTTGTACGAGAT GCCTGGTGTATGTGGAAGGACCAAAGGTTGCATGAGCTTGTGGATCCGGCATTAGGGAACGTATATGAAATCGCCGAGATTACGCGGTGCACTCAGGTGGCACTGCTTTGCGCTCAGGAAGATCCAGCAGATCGGCCCACCATGACAGATGTTGCTGCAATGCTGAACTCTGAAGGCATGAGCTTACCAATGGAGCCTAAGCAGCCTACTGCACTGAGTAAAGGGTGTGCTGGTGAAGACACGTCGTCGGCATACATGGGCCAAACAAGTAGGACAATAGACATAACTATAACAAGTTCGGCTCCCATGTCGACTAGAGTTCAAATCATTCTAGGCCCAGAGGTTtga